A segment of the Onychomys torridus chromosome 16, mOncTor1.1, whole genome shotgun sequence genome:
acacacacacacacacacacaccaaccttgTCCCCCCAATAAAGAAAGTGAACATGGACCTTGTGTGGTAGCTTCCATCTGTAATTCAAATGCCCAGGAAGCTGAAAATGGAGGaccacagcaagttcaaggccttctGGGCCACGTAGTGAATTCGAAGCAACCTgaactacagaatgagatcctgtcttcaaggcagaagagaaagaaaaaccaggtatggtggcacacatctgtaaccctagcactcgggagagAGAGGCAAGTGGGTCTTTGTGAATGCAAGCCcaccctggtctgcagagcaagttccaggcaacacagcaaaaccttgtctcgaaaaataaataatataaaacaaatagtaatataatgtaaaatataaattaaaaattgtcaacaaagctgggcagtggcggcggctaatgcctttaattccagcactcgggaagcagaggcaggtggatctctgtgagtttgaggccagcctgatttacagaacgagttccagccaggactacacagagaacccctgtgaagaaacacagcaaaataaaacaaatcgtcaactaaactaaaataaaccaaTCAAGTACCAGGCACTAGAAGTATCTACCGTGGTCCTGAGATAGTCTGGGATACACTAAGCTCCAAGCCTCAGTCTCTAGCACCTCACAAGACTTTGCCTAAGCCCCAGGCCATCCTTGGTAGcagctccccactccccacccccacccccctcccccgggAACCATTCTCAATATCCTGGAGCCTAGCCAGAGAACCTGAGGGTGGACCCAGCCCCCACTGCTCAGGACAATAAAGCTCCGAGAGCACCTTTCccggggaggggtggggtggggtgttgagGTTTTGTGCGAAGCTAACGCAGCTTCAGCTAAAGGCAGAGGAGGGGGAAACGGAGCCAGGGTGATGGTGGGGGGTTGGGAACCTTGCCTACACAGTGGCCAGGGGGGAGGGTAGTGGCCTTTGTCTGTACAGCAGCAGGGCAGGGTAGGGCCAGGCAGTTACCAGGGTAACCTGCCTTGCCTCCTCCACATTCCCAAGGATGCCCAATTTGGCTCAACTGGAAAGGGGGAAAGGGGGCAGGATGAAGGCTTAGGACGATAGTAGCCACCTACTCAGGAGGGCCTCGGACCAATTTTCCTGACTGCTTCCAcccgcacccccacccccacccaagtcCAGGTGGTCAGAGCTGACAACTGTTAGCCAGGGGTTAGACTGAGCCAGGCTTAGCTCTCACACAGTGGTGATTCTCATCCTCAGCAAACTGCTCTGGACACCCCTTTCCACCTGTTGTGCCCACCCCACGGTACCAGGTGCCTTCTGAGGACTGTATGGGATCGGGATCAAACGCTACAGGGAGTGGCCACCTATGTTTAAGTTGGTAGTGCATGCTAGAGGTCCCCCTGAAGGATAGCCCTGAAGTGGGTATAAGGTAGCCTTGCAATagagggcaggtgtgtgtgtgtgtgtgtgtgtgtgtgtgtgtgttggggggctgCAACATAAAAAGTCCAGGACCCTGTCTCCATCCTCTGCCATGATTTAGTGTCACCCCTAAATATCAACCCCATCTTCTATTGCCTGCTATGTTCAAGCCCCTTTTCAATTAGACAGTTCCCCAGTGGTTAGCTTGCCCACTCAGATCCCACAGATTCTGCCAGTGGTCAGAATGCACTTTGTGAAATTCATCTGGAAGAAGGAACTGATTTAGGGGAAGGTTGGACAGGTTGTCTACCACTGCcccttctcctcctgtctctaGTACAATGGAAAGGAAGTGGTCATAGAGGAAAGCTAGAGGTCATCCCTGGGTTTGTTGGTGATGCTGCTTCAACTCAAGCTTGGTCTCATGCCCTTATCCACCCCTAAGCACTCCAACACAGAGGCCAAGGTTTTACCCTTTGCTGGTTCCCAGTGCAGGACAAGCCCCCGAATCAATGCACACTTGCCTACCCTTGAAGGAGCATGAGGAATAAGGAGGATACACCCTGCCTGGAACCTGCTGGGACTGCCAACCACCCCCAAGCTTAGTAGTGTGTATGCTTCTGTCCAGTGAGAAGATGGTCTttaggtattggtgaaattattaaggccattccacgtagttaaaagggacgtttattttgtagggtaacttacaaatcaagggataggtaggttgtaggggtctggcaaaggtatggcacagtccggcggtgttctctggagaactctgctaagtctacctccagcgtccagggtccaggcaccaagagagccctcgcatctggatcctgggtcttcagcgtcctctctcagctccgccTTGTAGTCATGaccattatcgaagcctcaatgggggttggaacctccaggccaaggctggaatggctacccccTACCTTTAGGGGTCCATTCTGGAAGCCAGATCTCAAGGTTTCCAGTTTTTATCTCAGCTCTGCATTCCAAAACATGACCCCGTTACCCCTGCTGACTTAGTGATACTTAGTTCAGATTCCCTGGCTAGTCATCTCTGCGGGAGAGCCTTGTATTGAATCACAGTAGAAGCAtcacttggggtgggggtgggggggaatatTGACTGTTGGTTTGCACTCCTTCCCGGGAGAGACAGCTCCCCAATCAGGACTCCCCAGACATAGAATGTGACAGTGCATTCTGGGAATAGTTCAGAATGGGATCCATGGGCAGAATTTGAATCCAGCCAAAATCACACTGGACCACTTCACTTCCTATTATGGAACACTGACTTGAGTAGGTATCTGGAGAGGATGGGAGGCTCCCCAAGGGCAGACCCACTTGTCTAGCTTGCGGCTAGGTTCTCTGTCTCCTACAGTGCCCATAGCAGAAGTGAttgtggagctgggtgtggtggcacacaccttcaatctcagagacagaggcaggcagaactgagttcaaagccacttctgggctacaaagcaagttccaggctagccagggttacacattGATACcctttcaaaaaaacaaaacacgcctttaatcccagcacttgggaggcagaggcaggcggatctttatgagttcaaggccagcctggtctacaaagcaagatccaggaaaggcacaaagctactcagagaaaccctgtctcgaaaaaccaaaaaaaaaaaaaaaaccttgtggAATGAATGAGGCTCTGTGTGTGGCGTGCGTATCTCAGTTTAACTCATACTGGAGTACTTTCTAGGTCTCTGCTCTGCGAGAGCCTGGAAATTAGGAGCAATCCTCTTTCCTACCCTGATGGTTTGAATGGGAAAAGACCctataggctcatgtttgaatgcttggtccccagttggtggactgtttaggattaggaggtgtggccttgttggaggaggtttgacactgggggtgggctttgaggtttcaaaagcgcATGCCAGTTGCagtctgtctggctctgcctgtAACTTTCAGAACAGAGAgatgccatgcctgtctgccgccacgctccccaccatgatggtcatgtattaaccctctgagactgtaagcaagctcccaaataaatggtTTCTGTtccaagttgccttggtcatggtgcctcctcacagcaacagaacagtaaccaAGACATACACTAAcagattcctggaactcatggcACCACTGACTCTCCGGCTGTGactttattttttccaagacaaggtttctccgtgaagttttggttcctgtcctggatctcgctctgaagaccaggctggcctcgaactcacagagatcctcctggctctgcctcccgagtgctgggattaaaggcgtgcgccaccaccacccggcttggcCGTAGACTTTTTATCCTGTAACATCTTGTGGCACCGAGCAGGAGCTGATCTTAAGGCCCCCTTGGAACTCAGTGCACACACGATGTTCATACATATGAAACATGTGCTGTAAGGTGTCACCACACCTTAGAAACAGGTATGGAGGACCAGccggatggctcagaggtgaaaggagcttgccaccaagcctgatgacctgtgtttgatccccagaacccacaaggtggagAGAAGCGGCTCCTCCAGAAGCAAGTGTGGGGATACAAGGTTAGGGTAAGGCACACAGCATCCTACTCTTGTCATGTGGAAAAAGGGTGAAGgaaagccaggagagggtgtggAAGCTGAAGGCTGCCGAAGCCCAAGATACCCCCGACTGGCCCACCCAGGGGCCTATTTTGGTATCCGGAAAGAGGCTGTGAGCAGCATAGGCCCGAGGGATGATGGGGAAGGTGAGTAGGGACAGGTGGGCAGCCCAAGGAGAAACCCAGCCAACCAGAGAGTGAAAAAGACAACTATATTGGATTTACAATCAAGATTTACAAAAAGGGATGGGTGGTCCTGGGGGAGATGCTGTTCCAGCATCCCCAGATCCAGGCAGGGCCTCCAGGACAGCCTGTTTGACAGCTGAGACCAGGACCTCAGTTTTCTGGGTCCCTCTGGCCACCCGGGCCCCGACGTCTGACGTCCAGCTTGACCTTAGAGGTGGAGCCAGTGATGGGCCCTCAAAGTCCACCTGGAGTGCCTGCGCCCCATGGGGAGGCTCAGGTGAGGTCAGGAAGGGCATCGTACcgctttttcttctccttccatctGGCAGACAGATACAGTCCAGGAACTGGCCATGGGAGCTACAGGCCGAACTCAGGGTATCTGAGGAGGCTAGGCTGCTGGTGCATGGGAAGGGGAGGCCAAGGCTCCACTGCCCCCAGTGGCCCAGTGTGGCTTCGTAAGGCACATTTGCGAATTACTCAGGAGACAACACAGAGAACACCCGATGCTGGTGCCATTGGAAGGAGCTGGTGCTGACTCGGGCGCCCGGGCAGTATTGCTCAGGAGAAAGGCGCTACAGTCTACAGGAGGTGGGCCCACTACACCCACTCCAGACACCTTGGGTGCAGCCTCTACTGGACAGAGAGAAGAACTCAGCCACAGCCAGTGCAATCTCACGCCAAGGGGCTGCCCTATGCCATGGCACCACACACCTGCATCCTCAAGCAAGTGCTGATGGTCAGAGATCTGTAACCTTGTTCTCAAGTGCAGCGGCGATCTGCTGCAGGCGGAAGGCCAACTGCATCTTCTGGGCTGCAGGGTCCTCCTCCAAAGCATTGATGATCTggtggggcgggggcggggatGGAGATGGACACAGAGGGGACCTGTCAGGTGATCtggtggggctggggggggggggggcaggctgtCCTGAATTTTACCACAGGGACACAGACCATACCTCGTCATAGTACTTTTGTGTATACTGGTAGAGCTGGTGCAGCGCCACAAGTGTGTTCAAGGAGTCTGTGTGTGCCTGGGGAACGACAGTATTACCCAGTATGAGACAGGGCTACGGGAGCCCCAAGACCAGTCCTACAGAACAGCAGGTTGTAATGTGTTGGCTGTGTGGCAACATCACAGATACACCGGTAAAAGGGCCACGCCCTGGTAAGGCCACATGCAAAGCCCATGCACTTGGCAGTAGCTGCTCAGCCATAGCCAGGATAGCAGGGCCCTGAGCTACTATACTCATTGCCTACACATCAGCCTCTACACACATGTTCGTTCACTTCTTCCTAGGACTCAGCTACACTCAAGGTAGCTTCCCTGACCAGCATGCCCACTCGGccatcctctgcttccttcatCGTAGTAGTAGCAAGCTCCACTGCGGTTCAGTGGCTGGCTCAGCAGTGGGCAGGAGAGCCCTTGCTCTTGTGGAACTCTGTGGCCCTTACCCGGGAAATCTCTGCcaagtgtgtgttcatgtcttGGTCGCTGACCTGCACCATCTGCCGGATGCCCTTATAGTAGCTGAAAGAGAAGAAGGGTTATGgatgaaggcagaaagagagtcTAAGGGGAAAAAGGGGTGCCAGACAGAGCCCGGGGTCTCTTAGGGATTCCCAGTCATTCCCCAGCCCTGCTCCACATCACTCACTCCTCCACCATCTTCTTGTAGGTAGAGATCTCCTTGGCATACAGCAGCTTGTTGCTGGGAGAGTCCTGTGGAAGACAAAAGCCTTGACACTGGGCTAGGCTCAGCCACTCGGTGGTCACAAAGCAGTAGCGAGGCTCCTGCTCAGAACTCTGTGTAAGAGAGCCCTGGGGGCTGGGGATGGTGGATGAGTAAAAAGGGACAGAAGCCCCGTGGGAAGTGACCATCTTCACGGCAGCCCCGAAGCCCTGGTCAccttccacctgcttctgtccccaACTTTAGCCCCAAAACATATGAGCCCACATTAAGACAAGCTTTTGGTATAATCCAAACTCACCCCATCTCAGCCATAGCTTTCCCCCCATGGACGCTGTCCAGACTAGACCCTCCCTCCACCCGTCCTGGGCAGTTTGACCCAACTCTACGACCCACGAACCCTACTCACACGGCTCAGCTTGTGCTCTGTGCGAGTACAGGCATCCATGAAGGTCTGTGCAATCACGGACAGGGAGGCGTCCACCACTTCATGGACATGAACGTCAAAGATGAAGTGAGGATTCTTCAGGATGTTCACCCAGAACCGAAGCGGTAAACTGTAGCAGATGGACAAGGGAGTGAGGGCTGCGTCAGGCTATGGCAGGGGGGACAGACGGGGCAGGGCCTCACCTATTGGTCTTCCAGATGTGGATGGTATCCTCATCCCGGATGTCATGCTTCTCTGCCTGCTCATCCAAGAAATCAAAGAAGTACTTGACGGCGGGGGGTACTGCGTGCCCGGGTGCCAGCACACTTTGGAAAAAGTTGTCCACAAACTGCTGCAGTGTGCCCTGTAGAGGAGAGTGGCTCCGTGTGACCCCCTCGGGGCGCAGCCCAGGCACCAGTGTGTGAGGAGGATGTGTACCTGTGCATGAGTGTTATCACCTTGACTGAGAGCAACCgggtcaggtagatctctgtgatggCCTTGGTTCGCTCTTTCTCCTTCATGCTACCGCGCTTGGACTTGCCTTCATCTACCTCATCTGTTGGCCGCACCAAGTGCCACACACGGTTTTCCTCTTCCAGAAGGGCATGGCCTGGGGGGGAGCAGGGAGCTGAGGGATCCAGTTCCTTTAAGGTAGGCGTGGCCTGAAGCCTGGTATATAGGGTCCTATGGTCCACTAGGTGGCAGCAAAAAGAGGAAATGGTCTTCACagaccttttcctttttttttttttttttagccggagctgaggatcgaacccagggccttgcgcttgctaggcaagtactcactctaccactgagctaaatcccagccCCAGAACTTTTTCTATAAGGACAAGAAAGAGCATAGACTCACGTTCCCCAGGCAGGTCCTGTTGGCTGTCTTCCGGCTGCTGGGAGACTCCCACCTTAGACAGGATGAGGGTGGCTCCATCCCGGACCTGGGGATAGAGTCATGAGGGATGGCTATATTTCTGCTGTGGGATCCATTATTATTCCCCTGCCTGGGGGACCTCCACACTCACATTATAGTGCATAAGGGTGTTGATTCGTTTCCACCGGCCTTCCCGCTGAGAGGTAAGGTCCAAGTCAGACAGAATCTGGGCCGTGGACCCAGGACGCCATTCTGCAGAAGGACATAGTTCAGCTtctggaacccaggaccacatggcTGCCCATACCTAGGAAGAGCTGGGCACATGGGCCTCGTGAACAGGTAGTACTCACCGAGGACCACACTGTCAGGCTTGGGCCAGCAAGAGCAGGGCTGTGTACGGTACACCTGATCAATGATCTTCTCTTTGACCTGAGATATGGTGTCGCAGTTGAGGACCTTAACTGGGATAGCATTAATACCTTCATCCTGAACGATCACGCTCACCGTCTGCCAGGGAACACAGGATGAGAAGGATCAGCTGAGGGAGGACCCTTGTAACCACACCTCTGCACCAGAGAGACCCTACCCGGCCAGGACAACTTGGCTTCATTCTGCTGCTGAGTTCAGATATGGGGTCCAAGTCCTGGCTCAGCTTCCCCTCTGCAGCTCCTGGCTCTGGGGGACTTACCAGAGGTGCGTATTCGACATCATCCCCAAGCAGCCCCGTGTCATTTAGGGTGTACTTGGCCTTCTTCTGCACAGCATCTACTGGTCCCTTTTCCACCTGGTGTTTGATGGCCTTGAAGAGCTTGTACAGGGGCTCACCTGCGCTATCCTGGAGCAAAGGGGCCTTATGAGTGGGAGACGTGGAACCGGACCTCCTTCAAGGCACTAGGCAGGCAGGTGTTGAGGGGGGATGGCACCAGTTCACCCATCCCTGACCCTAGAGTTGGAGCTCACCTTGAGGTACTGGTATAGACAGATGGACATCCAGTTGGACAGCATCCTCTCCACCACTGTCTCAGACCTGAGGGTACACAGAGGTCTCATATTCCCAAGGCCCAGCTGGTTCCAGGACCCCACCACAATGCACATGTGAGCAGAGAGGCAGTGTGGCCCCTATGGAGGGGCGTCCCCATCCAGATGGGCTATGTAGCAGCTTAGACCAAGGGCGGTACAGAGTGGGATCTGGCTTTGTGTCTGTCCAAAGAAGCCCGACCCAATCCCACCTGTCACTCATATGGTCCCCCCCGTCACCCACAAACCTTCGCAGCATCAGCTTGGGGTTCTTGGCCACCACATACTgctccatgagttccaggaagaGCGTGCGCATGATGTCTGTGTAGTACTCCAGCTTCCCGTGCAAGGCCACGGTCAGCAACGAGGCAAAGTAGACCTTGGCACGAGCGGAGAACTCACGCTGATTCTCTAGGGTGCGGATGAACTGCAGAGCGACCGGGAAGAGAGGACAGTTGAGCATCCGTGCTACAGCCTCGCCCCACCCTGGCTTGGAGCCCCGCCATGGCctggccccccacccccaccccctctgctCACATTGATGAGGAAGGACTTGCTGTTAAGCAGGTTGGAAAACTGGTAGAGGGCCTGCTCCACAATGGGCCGCCGTGACTCAGGAATGTCTAGCTTGCCAGTGATCATGACATCCTTGTCACCATCCTTGGAGGGCAGGAAGAAGACGCGGTCAGTGTAGGTCTTATAGTCCAGCGTGGGGATGCCCGCCTCATGCACATCATTTGTCTGGTCCTCCATCTCGATCATCAGGTCTGAGAAGAGAATGGAAGGCCAAAGTGAGGCATCCCTGGCCACCTCCCCCTGCAGTTTCTAGCCCTAAGAGGTGGTCTAAAAGATCCGGGGACTCTGAGAAGGGCAGCCTGTGGACCCACCTGCCAGAGGCAGCCCCTACCTGTGAATTCCTTCTTGCAGCGGTCACGGACACTCTCCTCCAAGCCTTCCAGCTGGGATTTAATCTTCTCATACTCACGCTCGGCctgctggctcttcctcctgttgAGCACAGAACAACGCTCAGTTATCAGTCAGCGGCTAGGGTCAGAAGGTCAGGAGCAAGAGGGATGAGGGGAGCGTTACCTGGGGCAGGACTCACCAGTAGCAGTAGATGGATACAGCAATGATAAACACCATGGGCACCATGACCAGAGGCAGGATGAGACTGAGCGGCACGTCACTCACACGTGTGTCATACTCCACCCGGCCTAGCACCCACTCTCGAGAGCCAAACTTCACCTGTGTGGAAGCTAGGGCTCAGCGCAGGCAGGTGCAGGCAGCGGTGGCTTCTCCTGAGAGGGTCCCCAGGCCCTCCACAGCCCTCCCGCTCTCACGCACAATGAACTCAGGCAGGTTGTGTGCCGTGTCACGCTTCTGCCGGCGCTTGGGCGGGGGCTGCACCTCTGGGGGTTCACAGTATAGGTCAGTCTCAGTCAGCGTCTTCATAATGCACCGCTCAGCACCCACaaatgcctcagcctcctccagcGTCATGGCCTTGTTCAGATTGGTTCCctagaggggggggggggggggggtgggggaaaaaGAGGTCAGAATGATCAGCAAGAGTCCCTGCCCTGTACCAGGTCCCCATGCTGTAGGTCTGTCTCCTTACTCGGGCATGGATGAGCTTGTTGACCTGCTTCTTGACACCACCTGTGAAGTTCTCAAAGGTGGGATCTGCCACATACTCGAAGGCACCAGCTTCAGTCCTGAGCAGGGCACGATGACCGTCCATCTGTATCAATGCAGTGAGGTTGTAAGCCTCAGGTTCTTCAGGGACAGCAGGGGACAAGAAGACGACCTTGGTGTCGTTGTGGAACACGTACTCTGTGCCCATGATCTGTGGGATGGGGTCCAAACACTTCAGGCCGCTTGATGAAGACCTTGCCCCTCCAGGTCCCCAGTCGCTCATGTTCCCTTTTGGAACTGAGCCCTCAAGCCCACAGCAGCACAGCAGGACTGACCGTCATGGGCTCCAGGGACCCAGCCTCCCGCCGCCGTCGCCAGGACCTCAAGGGCTCCGCAATGACAACCATGGCAAACTTCTGGATGAGGCTGAAGCCCTGGCCTGTAACGTTGATGCTCCGGCCACCACTAGGAGTTGGAGAGAGGCAGTCTTGAGTGAGTTCAGCCAGGCAATGGAGATGCTCCGCCAGCTTCAGGGTTCCACTCTATCAGCTCATCCCCCAGGTGGGAAGTGGCACAGGAATAATGTGCCAAGTCAGAGGCAGGGGAAGTGGGGAAAGTGGCCCCGCTCTGACCCTGCCATCTGGGATCTGAGGAGGAAGCCCATCAGGGATCAGGGTGCAGTGGGGTTTTCCAGAGGATTCCTTCTCCTGTCCTGCCCAGCCCAGTTCTGCCACATTCCTCAGGTcagcaggagggggtgggggggggtgagggaggcACTAGCCAGGAAGGGGAGAAGCCACACCTGACAAAGCTTCTCAGCGGCTCAAAGGCTCTTAACACAGGGTTCTCACAGTAGGTGAAGGAGACACCAGAGCTGGGCACTAGGGAGCCCCCATAGGAGATTTCAAGCACCACCTGGCCTGGAGCCAACTGTGGACCTGTGATGCATTGCAGCTGTGCTCCAAACTTCGTCCTAGGGTGGGAGGTGCTTGTCAGTAGATGGGGCCAGTTCCACTGCCCCCTCCAGGGCAGACTCAGGCCTTCCCACCCTTTCCCCAAGGGCAGGCAGGCTCAGCAGCCATGAGCAACACATACACTTCACAAGGGACGTTCCTGAGTGTCACCCGCACATCTTCCTTGGAGCCTGTGTCCAGGTGAGTGCCATTGATGGTCAATGTGGTACCACCTGCCTGCGGCCCCTGTTGAGGCTCCACACTGAGAGGCTGGGGTTGCTGAGAGCAACACATATAGTTTAGTGCCAAGGACCCAGGCCAGGGGTCTCCAGATAGTGGTTATTGTTAGAAGCCAACTGCTATGGGGTCAGGAGCTGGACTCACAGCTTGGTCAGGCACTTACTTGATAAGTGAACTGGACATGTGGCGGGGAATGGCCGAGTTTTCCATTAACATCCACCTCAATACCTCCCGTGAAAGGCATCTCCGAAGCCTCAATTGCACACACAATCCTGTCGACAGACAGCACCCTGTCAGCTCTTTACCACTGTATCATCTGCGCAGGGAGCTCAGGCTGACGGCGGTTCACTCACCGGGTAGATACAGAGTACCATTTTGGTTCAAAGGCACAGTTTTGGCCAGCCACAGTGATCTTCTTGACATCATCGGCTGTGATACCCAAATTGGACCCGTGGATAGTGACGCGGATGCCCCCACCCAGTGGGCCTGTCTCGGGCTGGATCTGAAATTGGCAGAGCCCGGGTGAGCGAACGGCTTGGGAAGATGAAGacgtggggatggggagggggggggggacagacagACGGGTCCAGACGGGTCAAGCTGTGACAAAACTCACCCTGGTAATGACTGGTGGCGGGCATTCGGAAGTAACATTGCTGCACAGAGTCTCGTACACACACCTGTTCTGCCCACGGCACCACACACACCTGTAGGCAGGATCGGCAGCCAGACACAGGCTGCAGTCACTGCGGCCGAAGGAGCAGTTGtagagtgtcactgtgggggagacTACAGAGTTAGCTGTCCTTCTGTTtggtccctcccccaccttcccccagatGCCACCTACCTTGTAGCTTGCTGTCAATGTTCTTGTCAGAGGACTTAACATACAGGTgaagaggcagggtctcattaccATCATGGGATAGCTGCATGGGACACACAGGGACAAACTGTACTTCCTGATACCCCCAAAGCCATGGGAATATCCCTCTACTGCCAAAGGTCAGTGAAGTCTGCCAGCAATTGGTAAGCATCGACACACATACCATGGGAAGATGAGTATGTCTGGGGACATAGGCAGAGATGCTTGGGGACCACAAGGCACAGGGCAGGGGGGACAAGACCCTGGCTAAGCTCTAGTCCTAGAGGTAAGTAAgacccaccctccagccctcagACCAGTTGTAGCAGTACCTTTGGGGTCTTAAAAGAGAAGGCCTCTGGCTCCAGCATAGTCACAGTCGCCTCGAACTTCAGCAGGTCACTGCCCACAGAGAGGGAAGAGACCTAAATAAAGAGAGGCCAGTCAGCATCCTCTAGGTAAGCCGGCACACTGTCTTGCCCCCGCCAAGGCAGAGAATCTGTGTCCCCAGGAGCTCCTGGAAGAGCCCCACCACCTAGTCTGTTCCACGCTCAGGGACCTCTGAAgaccctctgcctccctccctatCTCTAATGTCTCCTGAATGCTCTCAGTGCTGAATGGAGACCCAGGGACCCCCCACTCCAGGAGGAAGACTCTCAAGCAAGCCCCTACGACCACCGGCTAGACTTCGCCCCAGGCCTTTTCTACCTGCACAGTGTCCAAGTTTTTGCCCTGGAAGGTCACTTCCGTCTCATGGTTCATGGGGATGACCAAAGGGCTAGGGGCCAGGAACTGGGGACAGTTGTcctcctgggagagagagagagagagagagagagagagagagagagagctggtgaGCTGGAGCGTCTCCTACCACCTGTGGTCCTAACCACAGTTGTATCTGAGTGGCTGGCTCACCATGTGGGCACGGATGACTCCATCCTCTGGGTTGGATGAGGCCTCCTGACACTCGTGGTACAGCAAGTTCCACTGACACATCCAGCGGTTGCTAGCGCAAGAGATGCACCTGGGCGAGAGGGTAATAAGGGTGTAAGGGgcctggagtgggggagggacaTAGGGGTGGGGTAGGGTCGAGGGGGCCTCGAAAGGCAGCCAAGGACTCACGGCAGGTTCTCCACCAGGCTCATAGCCTCTCTGCAGTCATAGAAAGGATACTGGTGGGAGGTGAGGAAGACATTGCCTCGCTTGAAGAGGAGCTGGATGCTCACAGCCACATGGTCTGCAGAATGCAGGTGGGAACAGGGTTAGGTCAGGTGGAGCTGGAGCAGAAGGGTGGAGCTGGGCCTCCCCCAGTGCCCAGCTGAAAGCAGGCCTGTGCCGGAGCCGTAGGATGCGATATGGATACCCCAGTCTGTAGGCTCAGCTGGCCTGCTGATGCTGTCAAATCTGGGCTCTGGTCTCAGCTCCCAGGGCTAGGCTCATCTTTCTCCCCTGGGCTTGGCTGCTTTCGtaccctctctctgttcctgcaaGTGCTGAGGGGCGGTGGCtcctcagagtctgggtgggagGACCTCCCAGGCCACTGCCTCTATCACCCTGTGGCCTCATGGCC
Coding sequences within it:
- the Plxnb2 gene encoding plexin-B2; its protein translation is MALSLWALTFLGLVGLGLSLRSRKPESFRSDTELNHLVVDEASGVVYVGAVNALYQLSADLHLQQHVVTGPAMDNKKCTPPIEASQCHEAVLTDNVNQLLLLDPPGKRLVECGSLFKGICALRALSNISVRLFYEDGSGEKSFVASNDERVATVGLVSSTGPAGDRVLFVGKGNGPHDNGIIVSTRLLDRAEGREAFEAYSDHTTFKAGYLSTNTQQFVTAFEDGLYVFFIFNQQDKHPARNRTLLARMCKDDPSYYSYVEMDLRCLDPGYPQDSAFGTCLAASVAGRILYAVFSRDGRSSGGPGAGLCVFPLDEVNAKMEANRNTCYTGTQETVRDNFYKPFHGDIQCGGHVLGASKSFPCGSEHLPYPLGSRDGLDTTALLSRGGLNLTAVTVTAENGHIVAFLGTSDGRILKVYLAPDGTSAEYGSIPVDINKKIKQDLALSGNLSSLYAMTQDKVFRLPVQECLSYLTCAQCRDSQDPYCGWCVVEGRCTRKAECSRAEEAGHWLWSRSKSCVAITDANPQNMSRRAQGEVRLSVSPLPTLTEEDELLCLFGESPPHRARVEGDTVICNSSSNIPSTPPGQDHVAVSIQLLFKRGNVFLTSHQYPFYDCREAMSLVENLPCISCASNRWMCQWNLLYHECQEASSNPEDGVIRAHMEDNCPQFLAPSPLVIPMNHETEVTFQGKNLDTVQVSSLSVGSDLLKFEATVTMLEPEAFSFKTPKLSHDGNETLPLHLYVKSSDKNIDSKLQVTLYNCSFGRSDCSLCLAADPAYRCVWCRGQNRCVYETLCSNVTSECPPPVITRIQPETGPLGGGIRVTIHGSNLGITADDVKKITVAGQNCAFEPKWYSVSTRIVCAIEASEMPFTGGIEVDVNGKLGHSPPHVQFTYQQPQPLSVEPQQGPQAGGTTLTINGTHLDTGSKEDVRVTLRNVPCEVTKFGAQLQCITGPQLAPGQVVLEISYGGSLVPSSGVSFTYCENPVLRAFEPLRSFVSGGRSINVTGQGFSLIQKFAMVVIAEPLRSWRRRREAGSLEPMTIMGTEYVFHNDTKVVFLSPAVPEEPEAYNLTALIQMDGHRALLRTEAGAFEYVADPTFENFTGGVKKQVNKLIHARGTNLNKAMTLEEAEAFVGAERCIMKTLTETDLYCEPPEVQPPPKRRQKRDTAHNLPEFIVKFGSREWVLGRVEYDTRVSDVPLSLILPLVMVPMVFIIAVSIYCYWRKSQQAEREYEKIKSQLEGLEESVRDRCKKEFTDLMIEMEDQTNDVHEAGIPTLDYKTYTDRVFFLPSKDGDKDVMITGKLDIPESRRPIVEQALYQFSNLLNSKSFLINFIRTLENQREFSARAKVYFASLLTVALHGKLEYYTDIMRTLFLELMEQYVVAKNPKLMLRRSETVVERMLSNWMSICLYQYLKDSAGEPLYKLFKAIKHQVEKGPVDAVQKKAKYTLNDTGLLGDDVEYAPLTVSVIVQDEGINAIPVKVLNCDTISQVKEKIIDQVYRTQPCSCWPKPDSVVLEWRPGSTAQILSDLDLTSQREGRWKRINTLMHYNVRDGATLILSKVGVSQQPEDSQQDLPGERHALLEEENRVWHLVRPTDEVDEGKSKRGSMKEKERTKAITEIYLTRLLSVKGTLQQFVDNFFQSVLAPGHAVPPAVKYFFDFLDEQAEKHDIRDEDTIHIWKTNSLPLRFWVNILKNPHFIFDVHVHEVVDASLSVIAQTFMDACTRTEHKLSRDSPSNKLLYAKEISTYKKMVEDYYKGIRQMVQVSDQDMNTHLAEISRAHTDSLNTLVALHQLYQYTQKYYDEIINALEEDPAAQKMQLAFRLQQIAAALENKVTDL